A stretch of Porites lutea chromosome 5, jaPorLute2.1, whole genome shotgun sequence DNA encodes these proteins:
- the LOC140937532 gene encoding ankyrin repeat domain-containing protein 49-like, giving the protein MSTGMRKTVLKLSAFQKIKRKVSEDRGSRRKEEEKPAPEERLARRKKQSLSLDPQILLQWASTHNDVETLKRVVESTGVDLNEPGVDGFFPLHRAASTGSYECLQYLVTKGAQLDVCDKEGTTPLDVAVNEGEFDCARFLIERGANINHIRDGFVDKDLIRKERSMSLPRDF; this is encoded by the coding sequence ATGTCTACAGGAATGaggaaaacagttttaaaactCTCCGCTTTTCAGAAAATCAAAAGGAAAGTAAGTGAAGACAGAGGTAGCCGTAGAAAGGAGGAAGAAAAGCCGGCACCTGAAGAAAGACTAGcgcggagaaagaagcaaagcCTATCGCTCGATCCGCAGATCCTGCTTCAGTGGGCTTCGACGCATAACGACGTGGAAACGCTAAAACGCGTGGTGGAGTCAACTGGCGTAGATCTTAACGAACCAGGCGTGGATGGCTTTTTTCCATTACATCGCGCTGCGAGTACAGGGAGCTATGAATGCCTTCAGTACCTCGTAACCAAAGGCGCGCAGCTTGATGTGTGTGACAAAGAAGGTACTACTCCGTTAGACGTTGCAGTAAACGAAGGAGAATTTGACTGCGCGCGCTTTCTGATCGAAAGGGGAGCGAATATAAATCACATTCGTGATGGTTTTGTAGACAAGGATTTGATCAGAAAAGAGCGGTCCATGTCGCTTCCACGGGATTTTTAG
- the LOC140937107 gene encoding uncharacterized protein, whose product MADKSGYATGVDDNREEISIKTNPSAEYETLEAEKSPSSSRDGTDKMIPEIRVQHWWATGYKKPNTFDVQPVDMCSTLATKTAIKISNSSVVTRRISEESAPDGSKLKPAEKMERRRKRSFSLDPQILLQWAATHNDVETLKNLLETTNVDVNEPGVDGFYPLHRAASTGSLECLQYLVTKGAQLEVRDKDGSSPLDAAVSEGEFDCARFLIEKGANINHIRDGFTDKDLVRVGRRNRGMTSIW is encoded by the coding sequence ATGGCGGACAAGTCTGGATACGCAACCGGAGTAGATGATAACAGGGAAGAaatttcaatcaaaacaaatCCTTCCGCAGAGTATGAAACTTTAGAAGCCGAAAAATCTCCTTCGTCATCAAGAGACGGTACTGACAAAATGATACCTGAGATACGCGTTCAACACTGGTGGGCGACCGGGTACAAAAAGCCTAACACATTTGATGTCCAACCAGTCGATATGTGTTCCACTCTAGCTACAAAGACAGCGATTAAGATTTCTAACAGCAGTGTTGTAACAAGAAGAATAAGCGAAGAGAGTGCCCCTGATGGAAGCAAACTAAAGCCTGCCGAAAAGATGGAGAGGAGGAGAAAGCGAAGTTTTTCACTCGATCCGCAGATTTTACTTCAGTGGGCAGCGACGCACAATGACGTGGAAACGTTGAAAAATTTGTTGGAAACAACGAATGTGGACGTAAATGAGCCAGGTGTAGATGGCTTTTACCCATTGCATCGAGCGGCGAGTACGGGTAGTTTGGAGTGCCTTCAGTACCTTGTAACGAAAGGCGCTCAGCTTGAAGTGCGCGACAAAGATGGCTCGTCACCACTAGATGCTGCGGTGAGTGAAGGTGAATTTGACTGTGCGCGATTTCTTATAGAGAAAGGAGCAAATATAAATCATATTCGTGATGGTTTTACAGACAAGGACCTGGTTAGAGTAGGAAGAAGGAACAGAGGAATGACAAGTATATGGTGA
- the LOC140938144 gene encoding hydroxylysine kinase-like yields the protein MSQNTPRENNPSSLLPGRPWVSKQQAVTLATNLFNLHILDDSSVKELDGYDDRNFFVRGLLNTEGKEKETLPSHEYVLKVVNHMDSNHEGLMKTQSDVMSFLQSRDHACPVPVPSIYDTTFVMCKIPKVAPADSVTMETNELANKEEIEIYNGEEYSKEAYYVCAVRLLTFVPGQMLHEIPLNTQLCFDAGFALGRLHQDLKDFGCPKLGRDDLAWNLATTGEKIEPFLDALNDHHFIEMIQEVCESFRKNVTPKIHLLPKQVIHGDANYTNMLLVQRSGNNDNHAADFGFIDFSDINYSCRVFDLAISLTYCLNHPNALNCEESRMAAGHFFAGYYSVNPLSNEEIELLPVLIASRFCQTLVYGAFTSTYLDPGNSYLMETSTHGWKNFEAFWNTPKDEVLKIWLQLTNQNSYN from the exons atGTCACAA AATACTCCACGGGAAAACAACCCCTCGAGCTTGCTTCCCGGAAGGCCATGGGTGAGTAAGCAGCAAGCTGTTACCTTAGCAACAAACCTGTTCAACCTGCACATTTTAGATGATTCTTCTGTGAAAGAATTGGACGGTTATGACGACAGGAATTTTTTTGTCCGTGGTTTGTTGAATACAGagggaaaagagaaggaaaCACTTCCAAGTCATGAATACGTTCTGAAAGTTGTGAACCACATGGACTCGAATCACGAAGGTTTAATGAAGACTCAATCTGACGTCATGTCATTTCTCCAGTCACGTGACCATGCTTGCCCTGTTCCAGTCCCTTCCATTTACGACACTACATTTGTCATGTGCAAAATACCCAAGGTTGCCCCGGCTGATAGTGTTACCATGGAAACCAATGAGTTGGCCAATAAAGAAGAGATAGAAATTTACAACGGTGAGGAGTATTCTAAAGAAGCATACTATGTGTGTGCTGTGCGATTACTGACTTTTGTACCCGGACAAATGCTGCACGAAATACCGCTTAACACCCAACTTTGCTTCGATGCTGGGTTCGCCTTGGGAAGACTGCATCAAGATTTAAAG GATTTTGGATGTCCAAAGCTTGGACGCGATGACTTAGCATGGAACTTGGCTACTACAGGTGAAAAAATAGAACCATTTCTTGACGCTTTGAATGACCATCATTTCATTGAAATGATCCAAGAGGTTTGTGAATCCTTTAGGAAAAATGTAACACCGAAAATTCATCTGTTGCCGAAACAGGTCATCCATGGAGACGCGAATTACACAAATATGTTATTGGTTCAACGTAGCggtaataatgataatcatgCAGCAGACTTTGGCTTCATCGACTTTTCAGATATTAATTATAGTTGCCGTGTCTTTGATCTAGCAATTTCGCTTACATACTGCTTGAATCACCCTAATGCATTGAACTGCGAGGAATCTCGAATGGCGGCGGGACATTTTTTCGCGGGATATTACTCTGTCAACCCCTTGTCGAACGAAGAGATAGAATTGCTGCCTGTATTAATAGCCTCGAGGTTTTGTCAGACTTTAGTTTATGGCGCTTTCACCAGCACATATCTCGACCCTGGCAATAGTTATCTCATGGAAACCTCTACACACGGGTGGAAGAATTTTGAAGCCTTTTGGAATACGCCCAAAGACGAGGTGCTAAAAATATGGCtccaattgaccaatcagaacagtTACAATTAA